The following coding sequences are from one Pseudonocardia sp. HH130630-07 window:
- a CDS encoding isochorismatase family protein, with protein MSAGPHGAATDATYDTAGFGAPGRRGTRPAVVVVDLSAGFTDPAYPTGSDLSAVVTATGELVAAARAIGAPVVWTTIAYTPAELDTLPWLVKAPGMRGLVEGSPAVALDDRLDVRPVDHLVVKKGASAFFDTGLATLLRASGVDTVLLCGATTSGCIRASAVDAVQSGFGVLVARDCVGDRAAGPHAANLFDIAAKYGDVLGRDEALGYLEEIA; from the coding sequence GTGAGCGCGGGACCGCACGGCGCCGCCACCGACGCGACGTACGACACCGCCGGGTTCGGTGCCCCGGGCCGGCGCGGCACCCGGCCCGCGGTCGTCGTCGTGGACCTGAGCGCGGGCTTCACCGACCCGGCGTACCCGACGGGGTCCGACCTGTCCGCCGTCGTCACGGCGACCGGCGAGCTGGTGGCCGCGGCCCGGGCGATCGGTGCGCCGGTCGTCTGGACGACGATCGCCTACACCCCCGCCGAGCTCGACACGCTGCCCTGGCTGGTGAAGGCGCCGGGGATGCGCGGGCTCGTCGAGGGCTCCCCCGCCGTCGCGCTCGACGACCGGCTCGACGTCCGCCCGGTCGACCATCTCGTCGTGAAGAAGGGGGCGTCGGCGTTCTTCGACACCGGGCTCGCGACCCTGCTGCGCGCCTCCGGGGTGGACACCGTGCTGCTGTGCGGGGCCACCACCAGCGGCTGCATCCGGGCGAGCGCGGTCGACGCCGTGCAGTCCGGGTTCGGGGTGCTCGTCGCGCGCGACTGTGTCGGCGACCGGGCCGCGGGGCCGCACGCGGCGAACCTGTTCGACATCGCGGCCAAGTACGGCGACGTGCTCGGCCGGGACGAGGCACTCGGCTACCTGGAGGAGATCGCATGA
- a CDS encoding alpha/beta fold hydrolase — translation MTGTRAVRQDALADLADVPAVSRWARNGAVRLHALDYGGDGVPVLVLPGITSPAVTLDLVARELTDRFRPVVLDVRGRGLSDSGDGWTLADYAADAVAVLSGLDLRDPVLLGHSMGARIAAATAVALAGRGAAPRATVLVDPPLSGPGRAPYPTTLETFLDQLHQAQRGTDADEVARSWPRWPRREQELRARWLSSCDETALRATHAGFESEDFFDVWPHVPGPVTLMYGDRSPVVPAEGAAELAAAHPGATTAAVRGAGHMVFWDEPAEAVRVLRTALAGTAPGAP, via the coding sequence ATGACCGGCACCCGGGCCGTCCGCCAGGACGCGCTGGCCGACCTGGCCGACGTCCCCGCCGTCTCGCGGTGGGCACGCAACGGGGCGGTGCGCCTGCACGCGCTCGACTACGGCGGCGACGGGGTCCCGGTGCTGGTGCTGCCCGGGATCACCAGCCCGGCCGTCACCCTGGACCTCGTCGCCCGGGAGCTGACCGACCGGTTCCGGCCGGTGGTGCTCGACGTCCGCGGCCGCGGCCTGTCCGACAGCGGCGACGGGTGGACGCTCGCCGACTACGCCGCCGACGCCGTCGCCGTGCTGTCCGGTCTGGACCTGCGGGACCCGGTGCTGCTCGGGCACTCGATGGGCGCCCGGATCGCCGCGGCCACCGCGGTCGCGCTGGCCGGGCGGGGCGCGGCCCCGCGCGCGACCGTGCTCGTCGACCCGCCGCTGTCCGGGCCGGGCCGGGCCCCCTACCCCACCACGCTGGAGACGTTCCTGGACCAGCTGCACCAGGCGCAGCGCGGCACCGACGCCGACGAGGTCGCCCGGTCCTGGCCGCGGTGGCCGCGGCGCGAGCAGGAGCTGCGGGCGCGCTGGCTGTCGTCGTGCGACGAGACCGCGTTGCGTGCCACGCACGCCGGTTTCGAGTCCGAGGACTTCTTCGACGTCTGGCCGCACGTCCCCGGCCCGGTGACGCTGATGTACGGCGACCGCTCACCCGTCGTCCCGGCCGAGGGCGCCGCCGAGCTGGCCGCTGCCCACCCGGGGGCGACGACGGCGGCCGTCCGCGGCGCCGGGCACATGGTGTTCTGGGACGAACCGGCCGAGGCGGTACGCGTGCTGCGCACCGCCCTGGCTGGAACGGCGCCCGGCGCACCGTAA